One genomic window of Nothobranchius furzeri strain GRZ-AD unplaced genomic scaffold, NfurGRZ-RIMD1 Scf029, whole genome shotgun sequence includes the following:
- the tlcd3ba gene encoding ceramide synthase has translation MLGLLAAGSVFFPGLFFVSKQTLKLLVGWSEADAVVVSTRLVSSLQAVLASSAGCIIASSCGDIMEDRHPLTEAYILFATPYFLYDIYAMFLCHWHKLQVKGHQETHSGGLKAAVPSYLRRELLMVLHHIFMVAFCFPASLLWRRGKGDYFQGVLFLAELSTPSVCLGKVLIQFKKQSSLLHKVNGVIMLATFFGCRVLLFPYLYYAYSRYASIPWYSVPLVAPWQCNLGSALLWPLQIYWFCLICKGAVRQFKQHSNAHQ, from the exons atGCTGGGCCTCCTGGCTGCTGGATCGGTCTTCTTTCCTGGACTCTTCTTCGTGTCCAAACAGACACTGAAGCTTCTGGTGGGATGGAGCGAAGCCGATGCTGTGGTTGTATCTAcacg CCTGGTGTCGTCTCTGCAGGCCGTCTTGGCCTCATCAGCTGGATGCATCATTGCCTCGTCCTGCGGGGACATAATGGAGGACAG ACACCCGCTGACGGAGGCATACATCTTGTTTGCCACACCTTACTTCCTCTACGACATCTATGCCATGTTCCTGTGTCACTGGCACAAGCtacaggtcaaaggtcatcaggagacacacaGCGGTGGCTTGAAGGCTGCGGTGCCCAGCTACCTGCGCAGAGAGCTTCTGATGGTGCTGCATCACATCTTCATGGTGGCCTTCTGCTTCCCTGCTTCCCTG CTGTGGCGCCGAGGGAAAGGAGATTACTTCCAGGGAGTTTTGTTTCTGGCTGAGCTCAGCACGCCGTCCGTCTGTCTGGGAAAAGTGTTGATCCAG TTTAAGAAGCAGAGCTCTTTGCTGCACAAAGTAAACGGTGTCATCATGCTGGCCACGTTCTTCGGCTGTCGGGTTCTGCTCTTCCCGTACCTGTACTACGCCTACAGCAG GTATGCATCGATCCCTTGGTACTCCGTGCCCCTGGTGGCCCCGTGGCAGTGCAACCTGGGGTCTGCTCTGTTGTGGCCCCTGCAGATCTATTGGTTCTGTCTGATCTGCAAAGGAGCTGTTCGACAGTTCAAGCAGCACTCAAACGCTCACCAGTGA
- the LOC107394986 gene encoding serine/threonine-protein kinase NLK2, whose protein sequence is MAFHGAGQQTVCGDLFPGSELGHKYFCVGSTCGAPSTGLSATPCLTGPTAPAGTPRHPTALGGSTGGGAAVPQPYSNPASEVPSPAEMEPDRPIGYGAFGVVWSVTDPRDGRKVALKKMPNVFQNLVSCKRVFRELRMLCFFKHDNVLSALDILQPPQIDCFEEIYVITELMQSDLHKVIVSPQPLTTDHIKVFLYQILRGLKYLHSAGILHRDIKPGNLLVNSNCLLKICDFGLARVEEPDPSRHMTQEVVTQYYRAPEVLMGCRHYGSAIDVWSVGCIFAELLGRRILFQAQSPIQQLDLITDLLGTPPQLALTSACEGARAHILRGPHKPPSLSVLYMLSDGATHEAVHLLCRMLVFDPAKRISGSDALSHPYLDEGRLRYHTCMCQCCYSVPSGRVYTRDFEPVAERPFSHSYENSLLSVWQGKELIHRFITEHQQGKRVPLCINPQSAAFKTFIRSTAWHSSKVSRKEER, encoded by the exons ATGGCATTTCACGGTGCTGGCCAGCAGACCGTTTGTGGAGATTTGTTTCCAGGCTCTGAGCTGGGCCACAAGTATTTCTGCGTGGGTTCCACCTGCGGAGCTCCCTCCACTGGCCTCAGTGCTACACCGTGCTTGACTGGACCCACTGCCCCAGCTGGAACCCCCCGTCACCCCACAGCACTTGGAGGAAGCACCGGCGGGGGAGCGGCGGTGCCTCAGCCCTACAGCAACCCAGCCAGTGAGGTGCCCAGCCCTGCAGAGATGGAGCCAGACCGACCCATCGGTtatggtgcctttggggttgtttG GTCGGTCACCGATCCTCGGGACGGTCGGAAGGTGGCTCTGAAGAAGATGCCAAACGTCTTCCAGAATCTGGTTTCCTGCAAGAGGGTCTTCAGAGAGCTGAGGATGCTGTGCTTCTTCAAACATGACAAT GTTTTGTCAGCTCTGGACATTTTGCAGCCTCCACAGATTGACTGCTTTGAGGAGAT CTACGTGATCACGGAGCTGATGCAGAGCGACCTCCACAAAGTCATCGTGTCTCCTCAGCCTCTCACCACCGACCACATCAAGGTCTTCCTGTATCAGATCCTCCGAG GTTTAAAGTACCTGCATTCTGCTGGGATCCTGCACAGAGACATCAAACCTGGAAAcctgctggtcaacagtaacTGTCTACTGAAG ATTTGTGACTTTGGCTTGGCTCGTGTGGAGGAGCCTGACCCATCACGTCACATGACCCAGGAGGTGGTGACTCAGTACTACAGAGCACCAGAGGTTCTGATGGGCTGCCGGCACTATGGCTCGGCCATCGATGTctggtcggtgggctgcatcttcgCAGAGCTGCTGGGAAGACGCATCCTGTTCCAGGCTCAGAGCCCCATTCAGCAG TTGGATCTGATCACAGACCTGCTGGGAACGCCGCCTCAGTTGGCTCTGACGTCGGCCTGTGAAGGAGCCCGAGCCCACATCCTGAGGGGGCCCCACAAACCG CCGTCGCTGTCGGTCCTCTACATGCTGTCGGACGGAGCCACACACGAAGCCGTGCACCTTCTCTGTCGTATGCTGGTCTTTGATCCG GCTAAAAGGATTTCCGGCAGCGACGCGCTGTCCCACCCGTACCTGGACGAAGGGCGGCTGCGTTACCACACCTGCATGTGTCAGTGCTGCTATTCCGTTCCCAGCGGTCGAGTTTACACCCGCGACTTTGAGCCGGTAGCAGAGCGACCGTTCAGCCACAGCTACGAGAACAGCCTGCTGTCTGTGTGGCAGGGAAAAG AGTTGATCCATCGCTTCATCACAGAGCATCAGCAGGGCAAACGGGTGCCGCTGTGCATCAACCCGCAGAGCGCCGCCTTCAAGACCTTCATCAG ATCCACCGCATGGCACTCCTCCAAGGTCTCCAGGAAGGAGGAGAGATGA
- the LOC139064425 gene encoding zinc finger protein 628-like, translated as MRVHNQSQHHACHLCNRSFTTLTYLRVHAQKHHGQEWKESGGARGGFGGTGAGGVLLCQLCGVQCKTATQLQGHMGTHAQQGDPTPDQTSAGPVGTTSVAITVSSPSTVGLLVTDCSSIAPQAHS; from the exons ATGAGGGTCCACAACCAGTCCCAGCACCACGCCTGCCATCTCTGCAACCGCA gttTCACCACCCTCACCTacctgcgcgttcacgctcagaagCACCACGGTCAGGAGTGGAAGGAGAGCGGCGGGGCACGGGGGGGCTTCGGTGGGACAGGGGCTGGTGGCGTGCTGCTCTGTCAGCTCTGTGGCGTCCAGTGCAAGACAGCCACACAGCTCCAGGGTCACATGGGCACCCACGCCCAGCAGGGTGACCCCACCCCTGATCAGACAAGTGCTGGACCTGTTGGCACAACCAGCGTGGCCATCACCGTGTCTAGCCCGAGCACAGTGGGACTGCTGGTTACTGACTGCTCCAGTATCGCCCCCCAGGCCCACAGCTAG